In Paenibacillus protaetiae, the genomic stretch TACATAACCGTTCTGATCCGTAATCATCGTTTCGAACGGCTCCTGTGTCAGCATCCGGTTCAGCTCGTCCTGATTCATCATAACGAGCAGCACTCCGCTTGTATGATAGTCACTGAATAAAACTTGCCGCACAAGCGACAGCCGCTTCACCGGCGCATCCGGCTCCCCTTCGACATACATCCATTTGACGCTCCGGGTGCCCATTGCCTCCTGATACCAAGAAGACGCTTTCACATCAGGCGTTGCCGGAATAATTTCCAAATTATTCACTAAGGTCGGGTTATCGAAATAAATGCGGACCCCGGAAATTTCTTTGTACTGCACCTTGTATGTCCGGAAATCGGTGAAGCTGAGGTAGGACTTCGTCAGCTCCAGCGCGTCCGGATACGACGTGTTGACAGTCTGCGCCATCTTCTCGTTCAGCAGCAGCGAATCGGATATTTTGAGCGGCACCTTCAGCATTGTCTCTGTCTGGATTCTCAGCTTCTCGACGTTATTGCTCGCCTGCTCGACCGCCCGCTCCAGCGTCTGCTGCCGAAAATAATACGTAATGATGCTGCCTACGATCATAATAGGGATCAGAACAATCAATATATAAGATACAATCAGCTTATGCTTTAGCTTTAAATTGTTCGTTTTTTTCAGCAGTCTGTTCAGCAAGCGTTGACGCCCCTTTCGCCCGATCAAGCGCTTTCTTCTCTACTTATCTATCATACCTTATATTTGCGCTAGAGTGCTGAAACTTCTGCTCATGCCTAAAACCCTGATTTTCCCAAGCAAGCGGAAAATCAGGGTTTGGGTTCATCATGGCGGAGCTGGGGCTGGAGCTGCAAAAGTTCACCGTTATTTCAGCTTGATTACAATGGTGCGCGTTCCTTCAAAAGCATCCGCCCGGATCGTTCCGCCGTCAAGCGCCGCGCCTTCGGCGGAGGCGATTTCGCCCATGCTGTGCAGCGTAATGCTGAACGGCTTGCCTTCGCCGGCGGCGGTCACCACAATTACGGAACCTTCGCGGGACGCTTGAACCGTTAATGCGGTGCCGCCTTTCACAGTCGGCACAGAGCGTGCAGCCGAAGCGCCGTCCTCCAGCGCGTAAATGGCAAGCTGCACGCCGTCCGCGTAATCGTAGTCCGGACGGTTCTCATTGGCGCCAAGCGGAACGATCGTATTGGGACGGACAAACAGCGGCAAGTTCAAATAACCGTACGTTTCTTTGCGCCATTTGCCGCCTTCCGCCGTTTCGCCGGTGAGCAGATGCGTCCAGCGGCCTTCCGGCAAGTAGTATGAGACTTCCCCGGACTCGCTGAATACCGGTGCGACAAGCAAGCCGTCGCCCAGCATATATTGGCGGTCCAGCAGCTCGCAAGCCGGATCCTGCGGAAACTCCAGCAGCATGGCGCGCATAACCGGAACGCCAAGCCGTGCCGCCTCTACCGCCGCGCCAAACAGATACGGCATCAGGCGCGCCTTCAGCTTCGTAAATGTGCGTGTCACTTCGACAGACTCCTCGTCATACGCCCACGGAACGCGGTACGAAGTGCTGCCGTGCAGCCGGCTGTGGCTGGACAACAAGCCGAATTGCAGCCAGCGTTTAAAGACATGGGCCGGAGCCGTATTTTCGAACCCGCCGATATCGTGGCTCCAGAAGCCGAATCCGCCAAGGCCCAGCGACAAGCCGCCGCGCAAGCTTTCGGCCATCGAGCCGTAGTCCGCATAGCAGTCACCGCCCCAATGGACGGGGAACTGCTGGCCGCCAGTTGTTGCGGAGCGAGCGAACACGGCCGCTTCGCCTTCGCCAAGCTTTTCTTTTAATGTATCAAACACAACCTTGTTATATAGGAAGGCGTAATAATTGTGCATTTTCGCCGGGTCGGAGCCGTCATGGTAAACGACATCGACCGGAATCCGCTCGCCGAAGTCGGTTTTGAAGCTGTCGACACCCATATCGACAAGCTCCTTCAAGTAACCGGCATACCATTCGCAGGCGGCCGGGTTCGTAAAGTCCACAAGCGCCATGCCCGGCTGCCACAAATTCCATTGCCATACGCCGCCGTCACGCTTCTTGACGAGGTATCCCCGCTCCTTGCCTTCCGCAAACAAACGGGAGCGCTGCCCGATATACGGGTTAATCCATACGCAAATTTTAAGCCCTTTCTCCTTCAGGCGTTTCAGCATGCCGACCGGGTCCGGGAAAACCCGCTCATCCCACTTGAAGTCGGTCCAATGAAATTCCTTCATCCAGAAACAGTCAAAATGGAACACATGCAGCGGCAAATCCCGTTCCGCCATGCCGTCAACAAAGGAGTTCACCGTCGCCTCATCATAGTTGGTCGTAAACGATGTGGACAGCCACAAGCCAAACGACCATGCCGGCGGAAGGGCAGGCTTGCCGGTCAAATTCGTATATTTGTTCAGCACTTCTTTAGGTTCGGGGCCGTCGATGACAAAATATTCGACAGATTGTCCCGGCACGCTGAACTGAATTTTTTTCACTTTCTCGGACGCGACTTCAAAGGATACGCCGCCCGGATCGTTAACGAATACGCCGTACCCTTTGTTTGTTACATAAAACGGAATGTTTTTGTACGCCTGCTCCGAGCTTGTGCCGCCATCCTGATTCCAAATATCCACCACCTGACCGTTTTTGGCAAAAGCGGTGAACCGTTCGCCAAGCCCGTACACCCATTCGCCTACGCCAAGATCAAGCTCTTCCCGCATATAATCGCTGCCGCCCGTATCCGTAATATGAGCCGGCGATCGAAAGCCGCTGCCCGTCAGGCGCTCATCGCCCCTGTAGAAAGCAAATGACCACGCGTTTCCTTTGCTAATGCGGACAGACAAGCTGCCGCTTGTCAGAACCGCTTCCTCCTCCGTCTCCGTTATGGAGACGTAACTTCCGTCACCCGCACGAAGCTCAAAACCCGGTCCGTTGTCCGTTAATCCGTCAAAATGTATCAGCTTGACGCCAATCACGCCGGGAGCCGGCGAATGAAACATAAACGTAAGCAGCGTTGTATTAATCATGGCACCGCGCCCCGGCAGCGGTGTCGTTGAGACGTAGGCGGTTAACGTATCATTTGCCCGCTTTATTTCATGCGCCTGGACCGCCGGATTTATCGTAAAACCTTCGCGGATAAGCCAATTGCCGTCCGTAAATTTCATCGTGAGCACTCTCCCTTGTTCCGTATACTTCCATCTGTAAGCGGTTACCGTTATAATGACATGATAATGACGTATAACATTCAAATCTAACAGAATCGAACAAATTTATAGCACAATATTGACGGAGGCATCCTATGGATTCCATCTCTAAGCAAATGCTGAAGGAAAACCGCATTCATGGCGAGCAGCTGCAGCCCTTCGGCACCTACTGGTTCGATTACGGACCAGGCGAACATGTTGTCGACTGCCACTGGCATGAAGAAGCCGAATTTTTTTGTGTGCTCGATGGCAGCGTCCTGTTTCAGGTGGACGAGCAATTTTTTGAAGTGAAAGCCGGCGAAGCTGTCTTTATCGACGGCGGCGATATCCATGCCGGGCATGCCTTGGGCAGTGAAGGCTGCCGTTTTTTCGCGTTTGTATTTGGCACGCATCTGCTGGCCAGCGCCCATTACGATGCGATTCAGGAGCAGACTGTGCTGCCCTTTCAGGAACGGAAAGCGTCGTTCCCGAGGCTGATCCGTCCCGGCAGCGCTGCGGAAGACAGCCTGCTTGCCCATCTGCAGGCCATAATGGACAGCTGTGCCCGGCGGCAGCCGGGTTATGAAGCCGCAGCAAAAGGCCATCTGCTGCTGATGCTGCACGAGCTTGCCGCCAGCGGTCTTGCCCAGGACCGCCGTGTCAGCAGCGGCTCCGCCTCCCGCATGGAGCGGCTTAAAAAAGTGCTGCTGTATATTCAGCAGCATTACGACAAGCCCATCCGGCTGCACGAGCTGGCCGGGCAAATCCCGATGAGCGAAGGGCAGTTTTGCCGCTTTTTCAAATCCATGACCGGCCAGACTCCCGTCGACTACATGAACAGCTACCGCATCCGCCAAGCGGCAAACCTGCTGCTGCAGACCGACCGCAAAATATCCGACATCGCGTTAGAGGTTGGATTCGACAACATCAGCTATTTCATTCGCGTATTCCGCAAAATGATGAAATGCCCGCCATCCGCTTTCCGGCGCGGAGCGGAGCCGGCCGCGGACTAGAATGCCTGCTTCCGCAGCAGGCTGTTACAGGGCTGCAGCCTCCCGCTTTCCCCGTTATCGCCATCATACCTTGCCTGAACACGATGATATACCCAAACAATTAGCGCTTTTTTCATACATGAATTCGATGGCAGCTACTCATTTGATTTCGGCTGGCGCTGTTCTCCCTTCCGGTAGGAGGACGGCGAAATACCGACATATTTTTTAAACTTCCCGTGAAAATAGTCCACATGGGTATACCCGACTTTCTCCGCCACTTGATACACCTTCATGCCTTGCTGCAAATACTGCTTGGCATGCTCGATGCGGACTTTATCCAAATACGTATTGAAGTACTCGCCGGTCGTATTTTTAAACATTTTGCCAAGATAAGCCGGATTGTAGTTAAAAACAGCCGCCAGCGTTTCCAGCTTTACATTGTCGCTGAAATTGCGATGGATGATATCGAGAATTGCTTTCATATCATGCTCCTGCGTACGTTCAGCCAGCGGCTCTGATACGGACGCCAGCAGGCCGATAACATGCCGGCACAAAAGGCGCATTGTCTGCTGCTGGTAAATAAGCGCAATCGAATCGGTGCTGCTCTTCAAGCAGCCGTTTAGTTCCCCATGATGTGCCGCCAGCCTGCTGAGCAGGCTGGCCGTCAGCTCGGCAAAAAAACGTTTTACATCCTGCTCCGGCGCCCTTGAGGCTGCAAAGAACTCTCCCGCCTGCAGAACCAGCTCTTCAAGCATCGGCCGGTTAGCCATCTCTAACGCATAATATAAACGATCCTCCATTCGTTCCGGGTGTTCTGCTATGCCTTGCTGCGCATATACGGCCTGCTTATCCGTCTCCTCGCTTAAAATGTCGTCCTCTCCGGCAAAAAACCGCTGCTGCAGCAGCTCGCCTGCTCGTTCCCCCGAACGCCAAATCGCAGACGGCTTGCGGACAAGCGGACCGGCCGCCGCCATAAGGCTCAAGCCGGTTCCCGCAAGCAGCTTGTTAAGCTCCAGCCCAAGTTCCTTGCGCATTTGTTCGCCTACGACCGTTTTTTTCAGCAAAATGCCGGTGTCGCCCTGCTGATTAAAGCTAATCCCGAGCTCATTCCGCTCAACATAATGGTCGATCCGTTTGACGGCTTCCGTTATGTCAGTCGCTTCAGTCTTATAGCCGTCCGCCCGGTACAGCTCATAACGCAGCACCTGATATTCCTGCCAATCCAGCCCCAGCTGTTTGGCTTTTGCTGCAAGCTGTCCGGCTTCATCTTCAGTAGACTGCTCTAATAGGGATAACACAAGCTGATCCCGTGTCCATCTCCCGGCAACGGTGCTCCAACTGGCAATATCGCGTTCCTTCGCGCATTCTTTTTTTATATGTTTCAAATAGCCGATCATCTCATCTTCATCAACCGGTTTAAGCAAGTAGCCGTCTGCCCGGCTGGCAATCGCCTTTTTGGCATATTCAAAATCAGCGTAACCGCTAAGAATAAGAACATGAAGCCTCTCATCCAGCTGCCTCAGCTGTTGGATCAGCGTCAGCCCATCCATGCCGGGCATACGGATATCAGCCACAACCAGGTCGGGTTTTACCTCGTGATACAGCTGGAGGGCTTCATAACCGTTTGAGGCCGTTGCCAAAACAGCGTACCCGCATTCTTCCCAGGGAATTAACGCTTTTAATCCTTCACGTACTTTAGGCTCATCGTCAACAATCATCACGTTAATCATAGGTTGCACGCCTCCTCTGCGAATGTAAGCGTTCTCTTTTTTGAATATGCTGATTGGCCAGAATCCGCTTCGAACATCGCTTGCTTTATTCGAATTATACCGGATTGGGTCAGCAGAAGCTTATATAATCTCATTTCGATATAACACGATTTTAACCTGCAAACCTTTATTAACCAAACCGATTACGCAGCTCCCTGCCAGCCGGTTCACGCAAAAAAAGCAAGCCGGAGCCAATAACCTGCCTGCGCCAGCTTGCTTTTGTTTAATATAAGGATATATCCGGCAAAAAAATTATTTGCCGTGTGCAATTTCCGGCGTGGTCAGACGGTCGTAGAAGTCGACCGCTTTATCTTTGTCCGGCGTATTGCGGAGCGCCATCGCCGAGCGCGGATGCTCGTCGAACATGCCCGTAATCATATAAGGAATAATGTAACCCCACTCTTCTTTTTCACGAAGCGGAATCATATAGTTTTCGATCATTTCGAGTACAGGGCGAACGCTGTATTTGCTGTTCGGCAGGTGTGCGACAAGCAGCTCCGTATTGCAATTGCCTGCTGCGCGTCCCATGCCGTAAACAGAGGCATCAAGCAGTTCTACGCCTTTTTCCGCTGCAATGAGCGTGTTGGCGAATGCCAGCTGCATGTTGTTATGCGTATGAACGCCAAGTCGTTTGTTCGGGAGATGTTCTTTGAACTTGTCCACCAAATAACTCATATCCGACGGCTTCAGGCTGCCGTAAGAGTCCACAATGTAGACTACATCCACAGCGCTTTCGCGAATCAGCTCAAAAGCTTCGATCAGCTGGTTTTCCATTACGTTGGACAAAGCCATAATATTCAATGTCGTTTCATAACCGCGGTCATGGAACAGCTGGATCAGCTCCAGCGCTTTATCTACGTCCTGAATATAGCAGGCAACGCGAATGAGATCCAGCATGCTTTCGCTGCGCGGCAAAATATCATTTTCGTCCACGCGGCCGATATCTACTAATGCGGAAAGTTTCGTTTTGCCTTTGTTTGGAATGATTTTGCGGAGAAAATCATCGTTCAAGAAACGCCAAGGGCCGGCACTGTCGGCGCCTTTCAGCAATTTCGGAGAGTTTTTGTAGCCGATTTCCATATAATCAACGCCGGCTTCATTCAGTCTATCATACAAAGACTGTACAAATTCGACACTAAAGTCCCAATTATTCACAAGTCCGCCGTCACGGATCGTGCAGTCAACAATTTTGCAATGGCTCGT encodes the following:
- the yicI gene encoding alpha-xylosidase, with amino-acid sequence MKFTDGNWLIREGFTINPAVQAHEIKRANDTLTAYVSTTPLPGRGAMINTTLLTFMFHSPAPGVIGVKLIHFDGLTDNGPGFELRAGDGSYVSITETEEEAVLTSGSLSVRISKGNAWSFAFYRGDERLTGSGFRSPAHITDTGGSDYMREELDLGVGEWVYGLGERFTAFAKNGQVVDIWNQDGGTSSEQAYKNIPFYVTNKGYGVFVNDPGGVSFEVASEKVKKIQFSVPGQSVEYFVIDGPEPKEVLNKYTNLTGKPALPPAWSFGLWLSTSFTTNYDEATVNSFVDGMAERDLPLHVFHFDCFWMKEFHWTDFKWDERVFPDPVGMLKRLKEKGLKICVWINPYIGQRSRLFAEGKERGYLVKKRDGGVWQWNLWQPGMALVDFTNPAACEWYAGYLKELVDMGVDSFKTDFGERIPVDVVYHDGSDPAKMHNYYAFLYNKVVFDTLKEKLGEGEAAVFARSATTGGQQFPVHWGGDCYADYGSMAESLRGGLSLGLGGFGFWSHDIGGFENTAPAHVFKRWLQFGLLSSHSRLHGSTSYRVPWAYDEESVEVTRTFTKLKARLMPYLFGAAVEAARLGVPVMRAMLLEFPQDPACELLDRQYMLGDGLLVAPVFSESGEVSYYLPEGRWTHLLTGETAEGGKWRKETYGYLNLPLFVRPNTIVPLGANENRPDYDYADGVQLAIYALEDGASAARSVPTVKGGTALTVQASREGSVIVVTAAGEGKPFSITLHSMGEIASAEGAALDGGTIRADAFEGTRTIVIKLK
- a CDS encoding AraC family transcriptional regulator, with the protein product MDSISKQMLKENRIHGEQLQPFGTYWFDYGPGEHVVDCHWHEEAEFFCVLDGSVLFQVDEQFFEVKAGEAVFIDGGDIHAGHALGSEGCRFFAFVFGTHLLASAHYDAIQEQTVLPFQERKASFPRLIRPGSAAEDSLLAHLQAIMDSCARRQPGYEAAAKGHLLLMLHELAASGLAQDRRVSSGSASRMERLKKVLLYIQQHYDKPIRLHELAGQIPMSEGQFCRFFKSMTGQTPVDYMNSYRIRQAANLLLQTDRKISDIALEVGFDNISYFIRVFRKMMKCPPSAFRRGAEPAAD
- a CDS encoding response regulator transcription factor, which gives rise to MINVMIVDDEPKVREGLKALIPWEECGYAVLATASNGYEALQLYHEVKPDLVVADIRMPGMDGLTLIQQLRQLDERLHVLILSGYADFEYAKKAIASRADGYLLKPVDEDEMIGYLKHIKKECAKERDIASWSTVAGRWTRDQLVLSLLEQSTEDEAGQLAAKAKQLGLDWQEYQVLRYELYRADGYKTEATDITEAVKRIDHYVERNELGISFNQQGDTGILLKKTVVGEQMRKELGLELNKLLAGTGLSLMAAAGPLVRKPSAIWRSGERAGELLQQRFFAGEDDILSEETDKQAVYAQQGIAEHPERMEDRLYYALEMANRPMLEELVLQAGEFFAASRAPEQDVKRFFAELTASLLSRLAAHHGELNGCLKSSTDSIALIYQQQTMRLLCRHVIGLLASVSEPLAERTQEHDMKAILDIIHRNFSDNVKLETLAAVFNYNPAYLGKMFKNTTGEYFNTYLDKVRIEHAKQYLQQGMKVYQVAEKVGYTHVDYFHGKFKKYVGISPSSYRKGEQRQPKSNE
- a CDS encoding aldolase catalytic domain-containing protein; its protein translation is MNSKTSHCKIVDCTIRDGGLVNNWDFSVEFVQSLYDRLNEAGVDYMEIGYKNSPKLLKGADSAGPWRFLNDDFLRKIIPNKGKTKLSALVDIGRVDENDILPRSESMLDLIRVACYIQDVDKALELIQLFHDRGYETTLNIMALSNVMENQLIEAFELIRESAVDVVYIVDSYGSLKPSDMSYLVDKFKEHLPNKRLGVHTHNNMQLAFANTLIAAEKGVELLDASVYGMGRAAGNCNTELLVAHLPNSKYSVRPVLEMIENYMIPLREKEEWGYIIPYMITGMFDEHPRSAMALRNTPDKDKAVDFYDRLTTPEIAHGK